From the genome of Streptomyces sp. S4.7:
TGCATCGGGATCTTGTCCTGCGGCCAGCCGCCGAACCGCCAGGCGGCCGAACCGGACGTCGCCACTCCCGCGAGTGCCTTGTCCAGCTGGTCGCGCAGCTTGCGGTCGACCGGCAGCTTGCCGTGCGACTGGGGCTTGATCTCCTTGACGGTCTTGCCGTCGGGGCTGACGATCGCCTTGCCGACGCTCGGGGTGTACATCGTGCCGCCGTTGGCGATCGCCGAGTAGATCGTGGCCATCTGGATCGGGGTGACGAGCGTGTCGCCCTGGCCGATCGAGTAGTTGACCGCGTCACCGGCGCGCATCCGGTTGCCTTCGAGGCAGCCCTCGTACGCCAGTTGCTCGACGTAGGTGCCGCCCTTCTTGCCCTGCTTGCACCAGCCGTCCTTGTTGGCCTCCCAGAAGTCCTGCTTCCACTTGCGGTCCGGGATCCGGCCCGCCGTCTCGTTGGGGAGGTCGATACCGGTCTCCTTGGCGAGACCGAACTGCTTGGCGGTCTTGTAGAACCAGTCGTTGGCGCCCTTCTTGGGCTTGTTGCCGCCGTCCTTCTGCCACTCCTTGTGCGCGAGCCCGTAGAAGACGGTGTCGCAGGAGACCTCCAGGGCGCGGCCGAGGTCGATGCTGCCGTAGCCCTGGGACTCGAAGTTCTTGAAGACCTGGTTGCCGATGGAGTACGAACTGGGGCACGGGTAGCTGCCCTCGAAGTCGTATCCGGCCTTGACCGCCGCGGTCGACGAGATGACCTTGAAGATGGAGCCGGGGGCGGCCTGCGACTGGATTCCCCGGTTCAGCAGCGGGAAGTTGGACTTCTTGCTGGTGAGCTTGGAGTAGTCCTTCGCGGAGATCCCGCCGACCCAGGCGTTGGGGTCGTACGTCGGCTGCGAGGCCATCGAGACGACGCGGCCGGTCTTGGACTCCAGGACGACCACGGCGCCGGCGTCGGCCTTGTAGTTCTCGTTGGTGTTGCGGTCCATCTCCTTGCGAGCGGCCTTCATCGCCTCGTTGAGCTCGTACTCGGCGACGGCCTGCACGCGCGCGTCGATGGAGGTGATGATGTTGGAGCCCGGCTCGGCCTGGTCGCTCTTGGCCTCGCCGATGACGCGGCCGAGGTTGTCGACCTCGTAGCGGGTGACGCCCGCGTCACCGCGCAGGTACTTGTCGTACGTGCGCTCCAGGCCGGAGCG
Proteins encoded in this window:
- the mrdA gene encoding penicillin-binding protein 2 gives rise to the protein MSNIPETGRTPRVQIRLVVIQVLVFSLLLTLGGRLWYLQVRNGAEYTDEAKNNHVQQVVQPAVRGSILDSQGVPLADNETRLVVSASRTELMKMKDGGEAVLARLAAVLDMKPKEVHDKVRLCDNKTPQPCWNGSPYQPIPVTDEATTQQALQIRERAEDFPGITAEPTAVRRYAAPAKANTAQVLGYLSPVTDEEITEAQDTDSPFLRSDQVGRSGLERTYDKYLRGDAGVTRYEVDNLGRVIGEAKSDQAEPGSNIITSIDARVQAVAEYELNEAMKAARKEMDRNTNENYKADAGAVVVLESKTGRVVSMASQPTYDPNAWVGGISAKDYSKLTSKKSNFPLLNRGIQSQAAPGSIFKVISSTAAVKAGYDFEGSYPCPSSYSIGNQVFKNFESQGYGSIDLGRALEVSCDTVFYGLAHKEWQKDGGNKPKKGANDWFYKTAKQFGLAKETGIDLPNETAGRIPDRKWKQDFWEANKDGWCKQGKKGGTYVEQLAYEGCLEGNRMRAGDAVNYSIGQGDTLVTPIQMATIYSAIANGGTMYTPSVGKAIVSPDGKTVKEIKPQSHGKLPVDRKLRDQLDKALAGVATSGSAAWRFGGWPQDKIPMHAKTGTAEVYGKQTTSWFASYTEDYTIVMTISQGGTGSGASGPAVRKIYEAMYGLDTKGGQNLKKALLPEPRKSLPKIEPDGSIDAPPVKPYVPDKTPLDGNEIAPAGDNTGQVPQTPGDASRAPDAGQAPDNAGQVPDDPGQAPNDNGPLAGPPARRD